The Streptomyces clavuligerus genome includes a region encoding these proteins:
- a CDS encoding NUDIX domain-containing protein — protein sequence MTADRPPANASALLHNSRGEYLLHLRDDIPGIREPGAWSLPGGGREPGDRDLEDTVRRELREEAALEPGPLEPFAVVHTTDDDGSALPVQIFTGQWDGDPGALPLTEGVMLRWFAPEILPRLRMSPVTRDVIRRHTAPTAPAPDGAARPDTPRTITSAPRTGRPPVPHATLGVGIILHGPDGVLLGRHRRGTVELPGGAVEPGEPLTRTVVRKLAEETGLTAHEDGVQLLGLLLDTAAGTTRATVAALVTSWDGEPADQPGETVGDWRWHRPDALPDGLFVPSAQCLTLWRPGLPIGHPPAHRYPLRPGRGR from the coding sequence ATGACCGCGGATCGTCCACCGGCGAACGCCTCGGCCCTGCTCCACAACTCCCGAGGGGAGTATCTGCTGCATCTGCGGGACGACATCCCGGGAATCCGCGAACCGGGGGCGTGGTCCCTGCCCGGGGGCGGCCGGGAACCCGGTGACCGGGACCTGGAGGACACCGTCCGCCGGGAGCTGCGGGAGGAGGCCGCCCTGGAGCCCGGCCCGTTGGAGCCCTTCGCCGTCGTGCACACCACCGACGACGACGGGTCCGCCCTGCCGGTGCAGATCTTCACCGGGCAGTGGGACGGGGACCCCGGGGCCCTGCCCCTGACGGAGGGCGTCATGCTGCGGTGGTTCGCGCCGGAGATCCTGCCCCGGCTGCGCATGAGCCCCGTCACCCGCGATGTGATCCGGCGCCACACCGCTCCCACCGCTCCCGCGCCGGACGGTGCGGCACGGCCGGACACCCCGCGGACCATCACCTCCGCCCCCCGCACCGGCCGTCCGCCCGTGCCGCACGCCACGCTCGGGGTCGGCATCATCCTGCACGGCCCGGACGGGGTGCTCCTCGGCCGCCATCGGCGCGGCACCGTCGAGCTGCCCGGCGGAGCGGTGGAGCCGGGCGAGCCGCTGACGCGGACGGTGGTGCGGAAACTCGCCGAGGAGACCGGGCTCACCGCCCATGAGGACGGCGTCCAGCTCCTCGGGCTGCTCCTCGACACCGCCGCCGGGACCACTCGCGCGACCGTGGCCGCTCTCGTCACCTCCTGGGACGGGGAACCCGCCGACCAGCCGGGCGAGACGGTGGGCGACTGGCGCTGGCACCGGCCGGACGCGCTGCCGGACGGTCTGTTCGTGCCCAGCGCCCAGTGTCTGACCCTGTGGCGGCCGGGCCTGCCGATCGGCCACCCCCCGGCCCACCGGTATCCGCTGCGGCCCGGCCGGGGCCGCTGA
- a CDS encoding cobalamin-independent methionine synthase II family protein: MTLPTEPIGSIPRPAELLSALADQAAGRITDEELATVQEKAVRDTIERLEAAGSPVVTDGEQAKPSFATYPVAGLEQLAPDGAVVPFADGHTRQLPRLTGGPFHYTRHAADYLRTARRFARRPVKQAVIAPSVLSLLYPADGIDGYPRERFVDDLLAGAEADIRGCLDEGAHRVQIDFTEGRLALKLDPSGGLLDAFIDLNNTLLDRFSADERSRIGVHTCPGGDQDSTHSADVDYAELLPRLFRLRAGSFFLQLAGESDPERVLACVAHHAAPEHQIFVGVTDPIDPVVETPEQVRDRVLQAARHIPVDRLGTCDDCGFAPFADDTSTSREVAFAKIAARVEGTALASEQLGV; this comes from the coding sequence ATGACGCTTCCCACCGAGCCCATCGGCAGCATCCCCCGTCCCGCCGAACTCCTCTCCGCCCTCGCCGACCAGGCGGCCGGACGGATCACCGACGAGGAACTCGCGACCGTCCAGGAGAAAGCGGTACGCGACACCATCGAACGTCTGGAGGCCGCGGGCTCCCCGGTGGTGACCGACGGCGAGCAGGCCAAGCCGAGTTTCGCCACCTACCCGGTGGCGGGTCTGGAACAACTCGCCCCGGACGGGGCCGTGGTGCCCTTCGCCGACGGCCACACCCGGCAGTTGCCGCGGCTGACCGGCGGCCCCTTCCACTACACCCGGCACGCGGCGGACTACCTCCGGACCGCCCGCCGGTTCGCCCGGCGGCCCGTCAAGCAGGCCGTGATCGCGCCCTCCGTGCTGAGTCTGCTCTACCCGGCGGACGGCATTGACGGCTACCCCCGTGAGCGCTTCGTCGACGATCTGCTCGCCGGGGCCGAGGCCGATATCCGCGGCTGTCTGGACGAGGGGGCCCACCGGGTCCAGATCGACTTCACCGAGGGGCGTCTCGCGCTCAAGCTGGACCCCTCCGGGGGGCTGCTCGACGCCTTCATCGACCTCAACAACACCCTGCTGGACCGTTTCTCCGCCGACGAGCGGTCCCGGATCGGTGTGCACACCTGCCCCGGCGGGGACCAGGACTCCACCCACAGCGCCGATGTGGACTACGCCGAGCTGCTGCCCCGGCTCTTCCGGCTGCGCGCGGGCTCCTTCTTCCTCCAGCTCGCCGGGGAGTCCGACCCCGAGCGGGTGCTCGCCTGCGTCGCCCACCACGCCGCGCCCGAGCACCAGATCTTCGTCGGGGTCACGGACCCGATCGACCCGGTGGTGGAGACCCCGGAGCAGGTCCGCGACCGGGTGCTCCAGGCCGCCCGGCACATCCCCGTGGACCGCCTCGGCACCTGCGACGACTGCGGCTTCGCACCCTTCGCCGACGACACCTCCACCTCCCGTGAGGTGGCCTTCGCCAAGATCGCCGCCCGGGTGGAGGGCACCGCCCTCGCCTCGGAACAGCTCGGCGTCTGA
- a CDS encoding acyl carrier protein, translating into MDEVFEQVRDVCTDVLNTEADKVVAGARLVDDLGADSIDFAELREALAESLGVALSEDAVRAAVTVADLAALVRNGLGPRDGG; encoded by the coding sequence ATGGACGAGGTGTTCGAGCAGGTCCGCGATGTGTGCACCGACGTGCTGAACACGGAAGCGGACAAGGTGGTCGCCGGGGCGCGGCTCGTCGACGACCTCGGCGCTGACAGCATCGACTTCGCCGAACTGCGCGAAGCCCTGGCGGAGAGCCTGGGCGTGGCCCTGAGCGAGGACGCGGTGCGGGCCGCGGTCACGGTGGCGGACCTGGCCGCCCTGGTGCGGAACGGGCTCGGACCGCGGGACGGCGGCTGA
- a CDS encoding thioester reductase domain-containing protein: MGGVPLPPETARLVGADLVLPYEAVPERLTPARPGDAPGTVLLTGATGYLGGYLLTDLLRATRWRVRCLVRGEDTAAARGRLAQALAGHRVPAADAERLSVVPGSLARPRFGLGEAEYGALAAEVGAVYHCAASVNLASGYSVVRTANVTGTVRVLAFAVRAGGVPVHHVSTLGVVLRRFAEGAGPIVEDDPLPEPVDIGYCQSKFVAELLVGEAGRRGLPVSVYRPGVVLPSTRGNAAPGDWFMRLTEASVRAGCFPVHRFPLAVAPVDRTSRVIADLSLHDAARGGVFHTVEREPLWFQEYFGRVAATGFPMEPVPYARWVAEVERLPGVAPGTVRLAGLLPRILPPGARGRVWVSSERTHRLLPAPGAAPAFDDGYFGRMLDDLRSKGARLDPPPGGRL; the protein is encoded by the coding sequence GTGGGAGGTGTTCCCCTGCCTCCGGAAACGGCACGTCTGGTCGGGGCGGACCTGGTGCTGCCGTACGAGGCGGTGCCCGAGCGCCTGACACCGGCCCGCCCGGGGGACGCGCCCGGCACGGTGCTGCTGACCGGAGCCACCGGCTACCTGGGGGGCTATCTGCTGACGGACCTGCTGCGGGCCACCCGGTGGCGGGTGCGCTGTCTGGTCCGGGGCGAGGACACGGCTGCGGCTCGCGGGCGGCTCGCGCAGGCCCTGGCCGGGCACCGCGTCCCGGCCGCGGACGCGGAGCGGCTGTCGGTGGTGCCCGGGTCGCTGGCCCGGCCCCGGTTCGGGCTCGGCGAGGCGGAGTACGGCGCGCTGGCGGCCGAGGTGGGGGCGGTGTACCACTGCGCGGCGTCGGTGAATCTGGCGTCCGGGTACAGCGTGGTACGCACGGCGAATGTGACCGGTACGGTCCGGGTCCTGGCGTTCGCGGTCCGCGCGGGCGGGGTGCCGGTGCACCATGTGTCCACGCTGGGGGTGGTACTGCGGCGGTTCGCGGAGGGCGCGGGCCCGATCGTGGAGGACGATCCGCTGCCGGAGCCCGTGGACATCGGCTACTGCCAGAGCAAGTTCGTCGCCGAGCTGCTGGTGGGTGAGGCGGGGCGGCGGGGGCTGCCGGTGTCCGTGTACCGGCCGGGTGTCGTCCTGCCGTCCACGCGCGGGAACGCGGCGCCGGGCGACTGGTTCATGCGGCTGACGGAGGCGAGCGTACGGGCCGGGTGCTTCCCGGTGCACCGGTTCCCGCTGGCGGTGGCTCCGGTGGACCGGACCAGCCGGGTGATCGCGGACCTGTCGCTGCACGACGCGGCCCGGGGCGGGGTCTTCCACACGGTGGAACGGGAGCCCCTCTGGTTCCAGGAGTACTTCGGCCGGGTGGCCGCGACGGGCTTCCCCATGGAGCCCGTGCCGTACGCCCGTTGGGTGGCCGAGGTCGAGAGGCTGCCCGGGGTGGCGCCGGGCACCGTGCGGCTGGCCGGGCTGCTGCCGAGAATCCTGCCGCCGGGCGCCCGGGGACGGGTGTGGGTGTCGAGCGAGCGGACGCACCGGCTGCTGCCCGCGCCGGGGGCGGCTCCCGCGTTCGACGACGGGTACTTCGGCCGGATGCTGGACGATCTGCGGAGCAAGGGGGCGCGGCTGGACCCACCGCCCGGCGGGCGGCTGTGA
- a CDS encoding SDR family NAD(P)-dependent oxidoreductase, which translates to MSTAPLESGAPAPGIPGTPLHELLRPAPAIASRTALIDAATGRRWTHQELSDLALASAAAFRRAGVAPGERVLLDPPNGVGFVTGLLGLLTAGTVVSPVVHGTPGPELARRSEAIGARRTLTGDGGRLSAPRPAPASGRGGGPAAKDPPADLALLPWSSGTTGSPKPVALTHRNLVAGLLQLSAAQPLSPDDVLLGVLPFSHVFGLQYVLNHALFTGASVVLLPRWDAAAALDAVDTHGVTLLHAVPTMVHDLAERAASDHRRPHSLHQVLSGGAPLPAGAAIRCEQALGVPVDGAYGLTEANTSHFVRRGGPRRAGSSGYPVPGTEYRVVPPGGTAEEAVEDTVNGTGGGRRRTGELLLRGPQVADGFLGPDGRLVRIADAEGWLATGDLVEVDDDGCLRVVDRLKDIIKCRGHQVSPSEVEAVLRDHPAVLDAVLVAVDHPRDGERPVARVVLTPGTRLTPRLATALQDFVTERLAPHNRPHRITGIPAVERTASGKPLRRLHRSPGPAPEGSGGVPEPPDLTGRTVLVTGGSRGLGRALAEDFLRHGARVAITGRDPATLAEARTALAALGEVRAAAVDSADHRALCELAARLETDGFAVDTLVCNSGVAGPSGPAWENDPEQWWATQEANLRGTFLPCHVFLPTVIEGHGRIIAVASHAGHHRWPHMSAYSVSKAAVIKFTENLAAELRHHGVAVFAYHPGLLTIGMAAAHFTSRPAPGSWDARIQRWYLDEHAAGRTVTTGRSTRGALLLAAGACDHLSGSYLTPDHPALSEGPRPTEEKRHDE; encoded by the coding sequence ATGTCCACGGCCCCTCTGGAATCCGGCGCACCGGCCCCCGGCATCCCCGGCACACCCCTGCACGAGCTGTTGCGCCCCGCTCCGGCCATCGCGTCCCGCACGGCGCTGATCGACGCCGCCACCGGACGGCGCTGGACCCACCAGGAGCTGTCCGACCTGGCCCTGGCCTCGGCCGCCGCCTTCCGGCGCGCCGGGGTCGCCCCCGGTGAGCGGGTTCTGCTCGACCCGCCGAACGGTGTCGGCTTCGTCACCGGGCTGTTGGGGCTGCTCACCGCGGGCACGGTGGTCAGTCCCGTCGTCCATGGCACGCCCGGCCCCGAACTGGCCCGCCGGAGCGAGGCGATCGGCGCCCGCCGCACGCTCACCGGTGACGGCGGACGGCTGTCCGCTCCCCGGCCCGCCCCCGCCTCCGGGCGGGGCGGCGGACCGGCCGCGAAGGACCCGCCCGCCGATCTGGCCCTGCTGCCCTGGTCCTCGGGGACCACCGGCAGCCCCAAACCGGTCGCCCTCACCCACCGCAACCTGGTGGCGGGCCTGCTCCAGCTCTCCGCCGCCCAGCCGCTGAGCCCGGACGACGTCCTGCTGGGAGTGCTCCCGTTCAGCCATGTCTTCGGTCTCCAGTACGTCCTCAACCACGCGCTGTTCACCGGTGCGAGCGTCGTTCTGCTGCCCCGCTGGGACGCCGCCGCGGCGCTGGACGCGGTCGACACCCATGGCGTCACCCTGCTGCACGCCGTGCCGACGATGGTGCACGACCTGGCCGAACGGGCGGCCTCGGACCACCGGCGGCCCCACAGCCTGCACCAGGTGCTCAGCGGCGGCGCGCCACTGCCCGCCGGGGCGGCGATCCGCTGTGAACAGGCGCTCGGCGTCCCCGTGGACGGGGCGTACGGGCTCACCGAGGCGAACACCTCCCACTTCGTCCGGCGGGGCGGGCCCCGCCGCGCCGGTTCCAGCGGATACCCGGTACCGGGAACCGAGTACCGGGTGGTGCCGCCCGGCGGAACGGCCGAGGAAGCGGTGGAGGACACGGTGAACGGCACCGGGGGCGGTCGGCGCCGGACGGGTGAGCTGCTGCTGCGCGGGCCCCAGGTCGCCGACGGCTTCCTCGGCCCGGACGGCCGCCTGGTGCGGATCGCGGACGCCGAGGGGTGGCTGGCCACGGGCGATCTGGTCGAGGTCGACGACGACGGCTGTCTCCGGGTGGTCGACCGGCTCAAGGACATCATCAAGTGCCGGGGGCACCAGGTGTCCCCCAGTGAGGTCGAGGCGGTGCTGCGCGACCACCCGGCGGTCCTGGACGCGGTCCTGGTGGCCGTGGACCACCCCCGGGACGGCGAACGCCCGGTGGCCCGCGTCGTGCTGACGCCCGGCACCCGGCTCACCCCCCGACTCGCCACCGCCCTCCAGGACTTCGTCACGGAGCGCCTGGCGCCCCACAACCGGCCCCACCGGATCACCGGGATCCCCGCCGTCGAACGGACCGCGTCCGGCAAGCCCCTGCGCAGGCTGCACCGGTCCCCCGGCCCCGCCCCCGAAGGCTCCGGCGGCGTCCCGGAGCCGCCCGACCTCACCGGACGCACCGTCCTGGTCACCGGCGGCTCGCGCGGCCTGGGCCGGGCCCTCGCCGAGGACTTCCTCCGGCACGGCGCCCGGGTGGCGATCACCGGCCGGGACCCCGCCACACTGGCTGAGGCCCGTACCGCCCTCGCCGCCCTCGGCGAGGTGCGCGCCGCCGCCGTGGACAGCGCCGACCACCGGGCCCTGTGCGAGCTGGCGGCCCGGCTGGAGACAGACGGGTTCGCGGTGGACACCCTCGTCTGCAACTCCGGGGTGGCCGGTCCCTCCGGTCCGGCCTGGGAGAACGACCCCGAGCAGTGGTGGGCCACCCAGGAGGCGAACCTCCGCGGCACCTTTCTGCCCTGTCATGTGTTCCTGCCGACGGTCATCGAGGGCCACGGCCGGATCATCGCCGTCGCCAGCCATGCCGGGCACCACCGCTGGCCGCACATGTCGGCCTACTCGGTCTCCAAGGCCGCCGTCATCAAGTTCACCGAGAACCTCGCCGCCGAACTGCGCCACCACGGCGTGGCGGTCTTCGCCTACCACCCCGGCCTGCTCACCATCGGCATGGCCGCCGCCCACTTCACCTCCCGTCCCGCCCCGGGCTCCTGGGACGCGCGGATACAGCGCTGGTACCTGGACGAACACGCGGCGGGCCGGACCGTCACCACCGGGCGGAGCACCCGGGGCGCGCTGCTCCTCGCGGCGGGCGCGTGCGACCACCTCTCGGGCTCCTACCTCACCCCCGACCACCCGGCCCTGTCGGAAGGGCCCCGGCCCACCGAGGAGAAGCGACATGACGAGTGA
- a CDS encoding methyltransferase, whose translation MRAENGWADELDPADATVLGEAFAFVRRNGGEDALGRLLRALDADQRAAVAAHCVPEHVAALVFPPSPERLTAALRASGLRVRGPVPSTVVRDRLALRHRLPADELDVSILHIGLPVGGPDRMEVELFVLPVPPGSPLTRIAERERAEPHEHHLALGVTTGDEAILLGLRALLRERGGLVPDGGGHNPDENCTVLYFRDPGGPTPLEYRRLELRVPGFHPAALAAHPAHAPDRCLRTLLTLLTGAWTTRAIAVAVGLGVPDLLPARADELAGRLAVDPDALARLLRHLESSGVVVSRADGYALTAVGAPLRRTAPVSLAPVALLYGGLFHHSYEALEHSVRTGEEGFSTLFGQGFFGYLAEHPDQAELFDAAMAANAPMFAPVPDLAGLDGVRVVVDIAGGSGELLCRFLGHAPLLRGVLLEQAPVLERARARLAGAGCADRCELIAGDFTRDVPPGGDLYVLSRVLHDWDDERCLVILRHCASRMPPGRRLLIVERLLPVDGRPSLAVTWDLHMLCNLGGRERTGEHYARLLDAAGFDLVSVDELPLDGSLLQAVLRTDGPSADPPRPAGG comes from the coding sequence ATGAGAGCAGAGAACGGCTGGGCCGACGAGCTCGACCCGGCGGACGCGACAGTACTCGGCGAAGCCTTCGCCTTCGTCCGGCGGAACGGGGGCGAGGACGCCCTCGGTCGGCTGCTCCGCGCGCTCGACGCGGACCAGCGGGCGGCCGTGGCGGCCCACTGCGTGCCGGAGCACGTGGCCGCGCTGGTCTTCCCGCCCTCGCCCGAGCGGCTCACGGCCGCTCTGCGCGCGTCCGGCCTGCGGGTACGAGGACCGGTGCCCAGCACGGTGGTGCGGGACCGGCTGGCGCTGCGCCACCGGCTGCCCGCCGATGAGCTGGACGTGTCCATCCTGCACATCGGCCTCCCGGTGGGCGGGCCGGACCGGATGGAGGTCGAGCTGTTCGTGCTGCCGGTGCCGCCGGGCTCGCCACTGACCCGGATCGCGGAACGGGAGCGGGCCGAGCCCCATGAGCACCACCTGGCGCTGGGGGTCACCACAGGGGACGAGGCCATCCTCCTCGGTCTGCGCGCCCTCCTGCGCGAGCGGGGCGGTCTGGTCCCCGACGGCGGCGGGCACAACCCGGACGAGAACTGCACGGTCCTCTACTTCCGCGACCCCGGCGGCCCGACCCCCCTGGAGTACCGGCGGCTTGAGCTGCGGGTCCCCGGCTTCCACCCGGCGGCGCTCGCCGCGCATCCGGCCCACGCCCCCGACCGGTGTCTGCGGACCCTGCTGACCCTGCTCACAGGGGCCTGGACCACCCGGGCCATCGCGGTGGCCGTGGGGCTGGGGGTGCCCGACCTGCTGCCCGCCCGGGCGGACGAGCTGGCCGGGCGGCTCGCCGTCGACCCCGACGCGCTCGCCCGGCTGCTGCGCCACCTGGAGTCCAGCGGCGTGGTCGTCTCCCGTGCCGACGGGTACGCGCTGACCGCCGTCGGCGCGCCCCTGCGGCGTACTGCCCCGGTCTCGCTGGCCCCGGTGGCGCTGCTCTACGGCGGGCTGTTCCACCACTCCTACGAGGCCCTGGAGCACTCCGTGCGCACCGGGGAGGAAGGCTTCAGCACCCTCTTCGGCCAGGGGTTCTTCGGGTACCTCGCCGAACATCCCGACCAGGCCGAGCTGTTCGACGCGGCGATGGCCGCCAACGCGCCGATGTTCGCCCCCGTGCCGGACCTGGCCGGGCTGGACGGGGTCCGCGTGGTCGTGGACATCGCGGGCGGCAGCGGCGAACTCCTGTGCCGGTTCCTCGGTCACGCGCCCCTGCTCCGCGGTGTGCTCCTGGAGCAGGCCCCCGTACTGGAACGGGCCCGCGCCCGGCTGGCCGGGGCGGGCTGCGCCGACCGCTGCGAACTGATCGCCGGTGACTTCACCCGGGATGTGCCCCCGGGCGGTGACCTCTATGTCCTCTCCCGCGTGCTGCACGACTGGGACGACGAGCGGTGCCTCGTCATCCTGCGGCACTGCGCCTCCCGTATGCCGCCGGGCCGCAGACTGCTGATCGTGGAGCGGCTGCTCCCCGTCGACGGCCGCCCGTCCCTGGCGGTAACGTGGGATCTGCACATGTTGTGCAATCTGGGCGGCCGGGAGCGCACCGGGGAACACTACGCGCGACTGCTGGACGCCGCCGGATTCGACCTCGTCTCCGTGGACGAACTGCCGCTCGACGGCAGTCTGCTCCAGGCGGTGCTCCGCACGGACGGGCCGTCCGCCGACCCCCCGCGACCGGCCGGAGGGTGA
- a CDS encoding trypsin-like peptidase domain-containing protein, with product MAATLTAAVTAAPTAHARSLTPVGGGTGIIFRISPAPEDPRSYYICSLTAVGRDRTGNLVALTNAHCFIDEQGNKLTGAEVYRDTSPPGTAFAPAPVNDSRPDLMTGPIGRVTHVSTPNNLLNNGPKGLDFAVIDLDESRVAPTTTVNGTTITSLGAPPPTGTRMCKQGHRTGLTCGARVGTSGIWFTHLIWTNGGDSGAPVVLGETLVGNAWGAQHSSPILSILDELDTVGGVGAGFRLAT from the coding sequence ATGGCCGCCACCCTCACCGCCGCCGTCACCGCCGCTCCCACCGCGCACGCCCGGTCGCTGACACCGGTCGGCGGCGGCACCGGGATCATCTTCCGGATCAGCCCGGCGCCGGAGGACCCCCGGAGTTACTACATCTGCTCCCTCACCGCCGTGGGCCGCGACCGGACCGGCAACCTCGTCGCCCTGACCAACGCCCACTGCTTCATCGACGAACAGGGGAACAAGCTGACCGGCGCCGAGGTCTACCGGGACACCTCCCCGCCCGGGACCGCCTTCGCCCCGGCGCCGGTCAACGACTCCCGGCCCGATCTGATGACCGGCCCGATCGGCCGCGTCACCCATGTCAGTACGCCGAACAACCTCCTCAACAACGGCCCCAAGGGCCTCGACTTCGCGGTCATCGACCTGGACGAGTCCCGGGTGGCCCCCACCACCACCGTCAACGGGACGACCATCACCTCCCTCGGCGCCCCGCCGCCGACGGGCACCCGGATGTGCAAGCAGGGCCATCGCACGGGCCTCACCTGCGGCGCGCGGGTCGGCACCAGCGGCATCTGGTTCACCCATCTGATCTGGACCAACGGCGGGGACTCCGGCGCCCCGGTCGTGCTGGGCGAGACCCTGGTGGGCAACGCCTGGGGCGCCCAGCACAGCTCCCCGATCCTGAGCATCCTCGACGAGCTGGACACCGTGGGCGGCGTGGGCGCGGGCTTCCGCCTGGCGACCTGA
- a CDS encoding SDR family NAD(P)-dependent oxidoreductase, producing MEVRDSARTVLITGGSSGIGAAAVRAFAERGDQVWFTYHRGARRAGELVRELALAEGGRPHALPFDQGDWDSLKELLKALPQTVDVLVNNAALGTATVEQAGATSRHMEDELFTRVNCLGPLWLTRHLLPGMVKRGYGKILTVSSVGGGIAAFPGFRDADGMSKAAVAFLTRQWAAELSHEPVEVFCVCPGAVDSPMFRQSTLDPLSPADAAELVTRLPRGRLIRAEEIAEVLWWLTTAAAVPLHGAVIDASMGLGVRPGLITNR from the coding sequence GTGGAAGTGCGGGATTCGGCTCGGACGGTTCTGATAACCGGGGGTTCCAGCGGCATCGGGGCCGCGGCCGTACGTGCCTTCGCGGAACGCGGTGACCAGGTCTGGTTCACCTACCACCGGGGTGCCCGGCGAGCCGGGGAGCTGGTGCGTGAACTGGCCCTCGCCGAGGGCGGCCGCCCCCACGCGCTGCCGTTCGACCAGGGCGACTGGGACAGCCTCAAAGAACTGCTCAAGGCGTTACCGCAGACGGTGGACGTCCTGGTGAACAACGCGGCCCTGGGCACCGCGACGGTCGAACAGGCGGGCGCGACCTCACGGCACATGGAGGACGAACTCTTCACCCGGGTGAACTGCCTGGGACCGCTGTGGCTGACCCGGCACCTCCTTCCCGGCATGGTGAAACGCGGATACGGCAAGATCCTCACGGTGTCGAGCGTGGGCGGCGGGATCGCGGCCTTCCCCGGATTCCGGGACGCCGACGGCATGAGCAAGGCCGCGGTCGCCTTTCTGACCCGGCAGTGGGCGGCGGAGTTGAGCCATGAGCCGGTGGAGGTGTTCTGCGTCTGCCCGGGGGCCGTGGACAGCCCCATGTTCCGGCAGAGCACCCTCGACCCGCTGTCCCCCGCCGACGCCGCCGAACTGGTCACCCGCCTCCCGCGGGGCCGTCTCATCCGGGCGGAGGAGATCGCGGAAGTGCTGTGGTGGCTGACCACGGCCGCCGCCGTCCCCCTGCACGGCGCGGTCATCGACGCGTCCATGGGGCTGGGCGTCCGCCCGGGGCTGATCACCAACCGCTGA
- a CDS encoding pyridoxal-dependent decarboxylase codes for MRTQDEHLPDEDVPDEDVPDEDVPDEDVPDEGVPHERGAREHRETERTPGERPQEEEEEEEEEEEAGTADLWAEGDLTRAVTAAARVLDTYVQDSQRGRAPVLRQTPPGALAGKLRLREWIARGGMTDEDLTAFLTDYLDESTRLHHPGYLAHQCAVPGIGAAVADLVHGVSNNAMSLYEMGAPGVAAESAVIRWMAEKAGWPADTAGGALVHGGSLANLTALLAARARAFPDAWDDGTPPGAVVLAPANAHLSVARAAAVLGLGRRAVHPLPCDGLGRVRGEAVADRIAAQHRAGRRVLAVVANACAAPTGLYDPLPAIAGACREHGVWLQSRAPRPNSASRSSSASPAGARPDWRPTSTAATRRRAPSGG; via the coding sequence ATGCGTACACAGGACGAGCACCTACCTGACGAAGACGTACCTGACGAAGACGTACCTGACGAAGACGTACCGGACGAAGACGTACCGGACGAAGGTGTACCGCACGAGCGAGGAGCGCGGGAACACCGGGAGACGGAGCGCACACCGGGCGAACGGCCGCAGGAGGAAGAAGAGGAGGAAGAAGAGGAGGAAGAAGCAGGGACGGCCGACCTCTGGGCCGAGGGAGACCTCACTCGCGCCGTCACCGCCGCCGCCCGGGTCCTGGACACCTATGTCCAGGACAGCCAGCGCGGCCGGGCCCCCGTGCTGCGCCAGACACCCCCCGGCGCCCTCGCCGGGAAGCTGCGCCTGCGCGAGTGGATCGCGCGGGGCGGTATGACCGACGAGGACCTCACCGCGTTCCTCACCGACTACCTGGACGAGAGCACCCGGCTGCACCACCCCGGCTATCTCGCGCACCAGTGCGCCGTCCCCGGCATCGGAGCCGCCGTCGCCGACCTCGTCCACGGCGTCAGCAACAACGCGATGTCCCTCTACGAGATGGGCGCCCCCGGAGTGGCCGCCGAGTCGGCCGTCATCCGGTGGATGGCGGAGAAGGCCGGCTGGCCCGCCGACACCGCCGGCGGGGCACTCGTCCACGGCGGCTCCCTCGCCAACCTCACCGCGCTGCTCGCGGCGCGCGCCCGTGCCTTCCCCGACGCCTGGGACGACGGCACCCCGCCCGGCGCGGTCGTCCTCGCCCCCGCCAACGCCCATCTGTCCGTGGCCCGCGCCGCCGCCGTCCTCGGCCTGGGACGGCGCGCCGTGCACCCCCTGCCCTGCGACGGACTCGGCCGCGTCCGGGGCGAGGCGGTGGCGGACCGCATCGCGGCCCAGCACCGCGCGGGACGCCGGGTGCTCGCCGTCGTCGCCAACGCCTGCGCCGCCCCGACCGGCCTGTACGACCCGCTCCCCGCCATCGCCGGGGCCTGCCGGGAACACGGCGTCTGGCTCCAGTCGAGGGCTCCAAGGCCCAACTCGGCCTCAAGGTCTTCCTCGGCCTCGCCCGCCGGGGCGAGGCCGGACTGGCGTCCTACATCCACGGCCGCCACGAGGCGGCGCGCACCCTCTGGCGGCTGA